The Podarcis muralis chromosome 10, rPodMur119.hap1.1, whole genome shotgun sequence genome includes a region encoding these proteins:
- the SUN2 gene encoding SUN domain-containing protein 2, with amino-acid sequence MSRRSQRLGTVRYYQNEDDDNISNSGGSSLLGSQHILYKDGSDSRSLRRKSSSVKRPSPAPSLGSNPAAHTTSYYSESVVSESYLGDGRGLSGRSSALLDDPLDRNSYWSEELSARRRRGTGGSESSKKINGLVERKTYDTYASSSGYSSEDDYAGHTYLDQNTSGSVLRNAISKAGSFLWLVLTSPGRVFGLLYWWMGTAWYRLTTAASLLDVFVLTRSYPILKKLLLLLLLLLLLTAIGYSAWYFYPFGLHPSVFSWGSMKLSSPVTKKGDEARDFVAFSEGQQQVLSRLQALERHLESLEGAVSVLELQKGGKTVEGAALSHDDTLSLLDGLVRRRETILREEFRAESDLHLQNELDAFRSQLRKDFDSLLKKVSQASEETETRMLQMTSQWQSSTQEGLMGNFQKEMERLEAQLTGLKKEFVVLASDQKRLSKHVDSLPGQIKEMREDVEIQFPIWLSRFLSQAKRDGTGSMFLHREELEEQLLNLEQKILAKISEDQRLSARDVGVVLQREGVVGVTEEQVHHIVNRALKRYSDDRIGMVDYALESAGASVISTRCSETYETKTALLSLFGIPLWYHSQSPRVILQPDVHPGNCWAFQGSQGFAVIRLSSNIRPTAVTLEHISKALSPKGTIPSAPKDFAVYGLTEEGQQEGTLLGQFTYSQDGDPIQTFHLQDEGRIAAFQLIELRVLSNWGHPEYTCIYRFRVHGEPVP; translated from the exons ATGTCCCGACGAAGCCAGCGCCTTGGAACTGTTCGCTATTACCAAAATGAAGATGATGACAACATCAGTAATAGTGGCGGGAGTTCATTGCTGGGTAGTCAGCACATCCTATATAAAGATGGCTCTGATAG CCGGAGCCTGAGAAGGAAATCAAGCAGTGTGAAGCGGCCATCTCCGGCTCCTAGCCTGGGAAGCAACCCTGCTGCCCATACCACCTCCTATTATAGCGAGTCAGTGGTCAGCGAATCTTACCTGGGAGATGGCAGGGGACTTTCTGGCAGAAGCAGCGCCCTCTTGGATGATCCACTAGACCGCAATTCTTACTGGA GCGAGGAGTtgtcagcaaggaggaggagaggtacTGGAGGCTCGGAGTCCAGTAAAAAAATCAATGGGCTGGTTGAAAGGAAAACCTACGACACCTACGCCTCATCATCTGGCTACTCCTCTGAGGATGATTATGCAG GTCACACCTACTTGGACCAGAACACTTCTGGTTCCGTGCTGAGGAATGCAATCTCCAAAGCAGGCTCTTTTCTGTGGCTTGTGCTTACGTCACCAG GTCGGGTCTTTGGATTGCTATACTGGTGGATGGGGACCGCATGGTACCGCCTGACCACTGCAGCCTCCCTGCTGGATGTCTTCGTCTTAACACG GAGCTATCCAATCCTGAAGaagctcctgttgctgctgctcctgttgcTGCTCCTGACTGCCATTGGCTACA GTGCCTGGTATTTTTACCCCTTCGGACTCCACCCATCTGTGTTTTCTTGGGGATCTATGAAGCTGTCTTCTCCTGTTACCAAAAAGGGAGACGAAGCAAGAGATTTTGTTGCATTCTCGGAG ggacagcagcaggtTTTGTCTCGGCTTCAGGCACTGGAGAGACATCTTGAGAGCCTGGAAGGCGCAGTTTCAGTGCTGGAActgcaaaaagggggaaagacggTGGAAGGAGCAGCCCTGTCTCATGACGATACCCTGTCACTTCTGGATGGGCTGGTGAGACGACGAGAAACCATCTTGAGAGAGGAATTCCGTGCAGAGTCAGACCTTCACCTCCAG AATGAGTTGGATGCTTTTCGATCCCAGCTACGGAAGGATTTTGACAGTCTCTTGAAGAAAGTATCCCAGGCTTCAGAG gagacagaaaCTCGGATGCTCCAAATGACTTCACAGTGGCAAAG CTCTACACAAGAAGGTCTGATGGGTAATTTCCAAAAGGAGATGGAAAGGCTGGAAGCGCAACTGACAGGCCTGAAAAAAGAATTCGTGGTCTTGGCCTCGGATCAGAAAAGATTGTCAAAACACGTGGATTCTTTGCCAGGACAGATCAAGGAAATGCGGGAAGAT GTGGAAATACAGTTTCCAATATGGCTCAGCCGATTCCTATCCCAGGCTAAAAGGGACGGGACAGGCAGTATGTTTCTCCATCGTGAAGAATTAGAGGAACAGCTCCTCAACCTGGAGCAGAAGATCCTTGCCAAGATCTCCGAGGACCAGCGGCTCTCTGCGCGAGATGTCGGGGTGGTACTCCAAAGGGAGGGCGTCGTAGGAGTAACGGAAGAG CAAGTTCACCACATTGTCAACCGGGCCCTGAAGCGCTACAGCGATGATCGCATTGGAATGGTTGATTATGCTCTTGAATCTGCAG GGGCCAGTGTTATCAGCACCCGGTGCTCAGAAACCTACGAGACCAAGACTGCATTGCTTAGTCTCTTTGGGATCCCCCTGTGGTACCACTCCCAGTCTCCACGAGTCATTCTGCAG CCAGATGTCCACCCTGGGAACTGCTGGGCGTTCCAAGGCTCCCAAGGCTTTGCTGTCATTCGCCTTTCGAGCAACATCCGTCCCACAGCTGTGACGCTAGAACACATCTCCAAAGCCCTCTCTCCCAAAGGGACCATTCCCAGCGCCCCCAAGGACTTTGCGGTCTAT GGCTTAACAGAAGAAGGGCAGCAAGAGGGCACCCTCCTTGGCCAGTTCACGTACAGCCAGGATGGGGATCCCATCCAAACATTCCACTTGCAG GATGAAGGCAGGATTGCAGCTTTCCAGCTTATTGAGCTTAGAGTTCTCAGCAACTGGGGCCACCCGGAGTACACCTGTATTTATCGTTTCCGCGTGCATGGGGAGCCGGTCCCTTAA